The Borreliella andersonii genome has a segment encoding these proteins:
- a CDS encoding DUF4340 domain-containing protein, whose product MTKPKIFSINKEKIKILIIILLTSTFLLGIIFSNENKVARILEEKFFDFDFNLISKIETEHEGTLTKLGKDWALTYNNQNIPVDNKKVNSLIKALDELEKNKLVSRDQKKHKELGIGENPSFKLFDNNNKLLTEIFVGKPGEGDSRLAYIKGSDANVYLTKNIFLSYKGNSYNTFSDTTLFQEKNTKLENLSFQIIRKLNKENENNINNNYEIITKDGLYFLNNQKLIKERPLNIIAEFKADGLEIDKSKINDYNLQYKIEVKWSNKSINNIEVYFNKNEENDKDILIKKDEDEHYYITSKWTFFDVFNLEKKLKEKDNISSNDNQEDHHEHHNNAD is encoded by the coding sequence ATGACAAAACCCAAAATATTCTCAATCAATAAAGAAAAAATAAAAATATTGATAATAATACTATTAACATCTACATTCTTATTGGGAATAATTTTTTCAAATGAAAATAAAGTAGCAAGAATCCTGGAAGAAAAATTTTTTGATTTTGACTTTAATTTAATTTCTAAAATTGAAACAGAGCATGAAGGAACACTAACAAAACTTGGCAAAGATTGGGCACTAACATATAATAACCAAAATATTCCTGTTGACAATAAAAAAGTTAACTCTCTAATCAAAGCATTAGACGAGCTTGAAAAAAATAAACTTGTAAGTAGAGATCAAAAAAAACACAAAGAACTGGGAATTGGAGAAAACCCAAGCTTTAAATTATTTGATAACAATAATAAGCTGTTAACAGAAATTTTTGTTGGAAAACCAGGAGAAGGCGATTCAAGACTGGCATACATTAAAGGTAGTGACGCAAATGTTTACTTAACAAAAAATATTTTCTTATCATATAAAGGAAATTCTTACAATACATTTTCAGATACTACACTGTTTCAAGAAAAAAACACAAAATTAGAAAATTTATCATTCCAAATAATAAGAAAATTAAACAAGGAAAATGAGAATAATATAAACAATAACTATGAGATTATCACTAAAGATGGTCTTTATTTTTTAAATAACCAAAAATTGATAAAGGAAAGGCCTTTAAATATTATTGCTGAATTTAAAGCTGACGGACTTGAAATCGATAAATCTAAAATAAATGACTATAATCTTCAATACAAGATTGAAGTCAAATGGAGCAATAAAAGTATTAATAATATTGAAGTTTATTTCAATAAAAACGAAGAAAATGATAAAGACATATTAATCAAAAAAGATGAAGATGAACATTACTACATAACCAGCAAATGGACTTTTTTTGATGTATTTAACTTAGAAAAAAAATTAAAAGAAAAAGATAATATTTCTAGCAATGATAATCAAGAAGATCATCATGAACATCACAACAATGCAGATTAA
- a CDS encoding ATP-binding cassette domain-containing protein: protein MITVSNLEVAFGERVLFKDVNIKFSPGNCYGIIGANGAGKSTFLKVLAGTIEAGKGEISIPKSQRIAALEQDQFAYDAYKVIDTVIMGHKRLYSVQKEKDEIYSKLDFTDEDGIRAGELEAEFSELGGYEAESGAAVLLKGLGIDEAIHNNLMGDIEGALKVRVLLAQALFGDPDILLLDEPTNNLDLQSIKWLEEFLINFENTVIVVSHDRHFLNQVCTHIVDIDYGKIQMYLGNYDFWYETSQILNKQLKDAKKRSEDKIAELKTFIQRFSSNASKSRQATSRKKLIEKIRVEDLKPSSRKFPYVNFKSERELGKNVLTIKNLIKEFEGNLILNKFSIIIESQQKIVFLGNPMFATFLFDIITNEDRNYKGHYEWGSTVNFSYFNKDNGKYFDLDLNLVDWLRQYSKEQDETYIRGFLGRMLFSQDEALKKVNVLSGGEKVRCMLAKAMLSGANVLILDQPTNHLDLEAITSLNAGLKEFKGVVLFTSHDHQFIDTVANRIIEFTPKGIIDRYMTFSEYVDDAKIRDLRNSLYGNNAGFRL, encoded by the coding sequence TTGATAACTGTAAGTAATTTGGAAGTTGCATTTGGAGAGAGAGTTTTATTCAAAGATGTAAATATTAAATTTTCTCCTGGAAATTGCTATGGAATAATTGGTGCTAATGGGGCAGGAAAAAGCACTTTTTTGAAAGTGTTAGCGGGAACAATTGAAGCTGGTAAGGGTGAAATATCTATTCCTAAAAGTCAAAGAATAGCAGCTCTTGAACAAGATCAATTTGCTTATGATGCATATAAGGTTATCGATACTGTTATTATGGGTCACAAAAGACTTTATTCTGTTCAAAAAGAAAAAGATGAAATTTATAGCAAACTTGATTTTACTGATGAGGATGGAATTAGAGCTGGGGAGCTTGAAGCAGAATTTTCAGAGCTTGGAGGATACGAGGCTGAATCTGGTGCGGCGGTTCTTCTTAAGGGCCTTGGAATAGATGAGGCAATTCATAATAATTTAATGGGTGATATTGAAGGGGCTTTAAAAGTTAGAGTTCTTTTAGCTCAAGCGCTTTTTGGTGATCCTGATATATTACTTCTTGATGAGCCTACCAATAACCTTGATCTGCAATCTATTAAATGGTTAGAAGAGTTTTTAATTAATTTTGAAAATACAGTTATTGTTGTATCTCACGATAGACATTTTTTAAATCAAGTTTGTACTCATATTGTTGATATTGATTATGGTAAAATTCAAATGTATCTTGGAAATTATGATTTTTGGTATGAAACAAGTCAGATTTTAAACAAGCAGCTAAAAGATGCTAAAAAGCGATCTGAAGATAAAATTGCTGAACTTAAGACATTTATTCAAAGATTCTCTAGTAATGCATCTAAATCTAGGCAAGCAACATCAAGGAAAAAGTTGATTGAAAAAATAAGGGTTGAAGATTTGAAACCCTCTTCAAGGAAGTTTCCTTATGTTAATTTCAAAAGCGAAAGGGAGCTTGGAAAGAATGTTCTTACAATTAAAAATTTAATAAAAGAATTTGAAGGGAATTTAATTTTAAATAAATTTAGCATTATTATTGAATCTCAGCAAAAGATTGTTTTTTTGGGAAATCCCATGTTTGCAACTTTTTTGTTTGATATTATTACAAATGAAGATAGAAATTATAAAGGTCATTATGAATGGGGATCTACTGTTAATTTTTCATATTTTAATAAAGATAATGGGAAATACTTTGATTTGGATTTAAATTTGGTTGATTGGCTACGTCAGTATTCAAAAGAACAAGATGAAACTTATATTAGAGGATTTTTAGGTCGGATGCTTTTCAGTCAAGATGAAGCTTTAAAGAAGGTAAATGTTCTTTCAGGGGGAGAAAAGGTAAGATGCATGCTTGCTAAGGCTATGCTTAGTGGAGCTAATGTTTTAATACTGGACCAGCCCACAAATCACTTAGATCTTGAGGCGATTACATCTTTAAATGCTGGACTTAAAGAGTTTAAAGGAGTTGTTCTTTTTACATCACACGATCATCAATTTATAGATACTGTTGCTAATAGGATTATCGAGTTTACTCCAAAAGGGATAATTGATCGATATATGACTTTTTCTGAGTATGTTGATGATGCTAAGATCAGAGATCTGAGAAATAGTCTTTATGGCAATAATGCTGGGTTTAGGCTTTAG
- a CDS encoding septum formation initiator family protein, giving the protein MTIYKKIAMSFYSGILSYFIMAPIFGERGFVNYQKLDNNLTLIKNHIEKLKEIQKELKARYINLQVSKSEILKEANKLGYYPKNSTVIKINNNKDQYTQGQILTLQKPISKNQNFYLISIAIGLIYYFLSSCIIQTKKITKRNELASNNSKD; this is encoded by the coding sequence ATGACTATTTATAAAAAAATTGCAATGTCTTTTTACTCAGGAATACTAAGCTACTTTATAATGGCTCCCATATTTGGGGAACGAGGATTTGTTAATTATCAAAAATTGGATAACAATTTAACATTGATAAAAAACCACATCGAAAAGCTAAAAGAAATTCAAAAAGAATTAAAAGCAAGATATATTAACCTGCAAGTATCTAAATCAGAAATTCTAAAAGAAGCTAACAAATTGGGTTACTACCCAAAAAACTCAACAGTAATTAAAATCAACAACAATAAAGATCAATATACCCAAGGACAAATATTAACCTTACAAAAACCGATTTCCAAAAACCAAAACTTTTACCTTATATCAATAGCAATAGGTTTAATTTATTATTTTTTATCAAGCTGTATTATTCAAACCAAAAAAATTACAAAACGCAATGAACTTGCTTCCAACAACTCTAAGGATTAG
- a CDS encoding ABC transporter permease subunit, with product MKPDTIIKKIYIVLFQLFIVLLIITPSLVNENSKIAIYKKDPNKVYLKPNKNVPMPPTKDNPLGIDKMGRDIMARLIIATRNSILLSLSYATISAMIGIFIGTIIGMFGFEICMLISKPIETLQTLPFFYIVSLVFYYFLKQETYNMLQTATLLALIHGWIRFAFIARNNTLIIKNLDYIKASEAMGASKMRIILHHIFPEVFSSISSIIPLQMGRSLTTFEVVSFLQKQDKNLYPSLGELLNYMQMGNKYLWIWINPLLILIGINIILAIINFQLRKKMKHLISS from the coding sequence ATGAAACCAGATACAATAATAAAAAAAATTTATATTGTACTCTTTCAACTATTTATTGTATTACTAATTATTACTCCGTCACTGGTTAATGAAAATTCAAAAATTGCAATCTATAAAAAAGATCCAAATAAAGTCTATTTAAAACCTAATAAAAATGTACCTATGCCGCCCACAAAAGACAATCCACTAGGAATCGACAAAATGGGAAGAGATATTATGGCAAGATTAATAATTGCAACCAGAAACTCTATTCTACTTTCACTAAGCTATGCAACAATTTCTGCAATGATTGGAATCTTTATTGGAACAATAATTGGCATGTTTGGTTTTGAAATCTGCATGCTAATTTCAAAACCAATCGAAACATTGCAAACATTACCTTTTTTTTACATTGTGTCTTTAGTCTTTTATTACTTTTTAAAACAAGAAACTTACAATATGCTTCAAACAGCAACATTATTAGCATTGATTCATGGATGGATCAGATTTGCTTTTATTGCAAGAAACAATACGTTAATAATAAAAAATTTAGATTATATTAAAGCCAGTGAAGCTATGGGAGCAAGCAAAATGCGAATAATATTGCATCATATTTTTCCAGAAGTATTCTCATCAATATCATCTATAATTCCATTACAAATGGGAAGAAGTCTTACTACTTTTGAAGTAGTAAGTTTTTTACAAAAACAAGATAAAAATCTATATCCCAGCCTTGGAGAACTACTCAACTATATGCAAATGGGCAATAAATATCTATGGATATGGATCAATCCCTTACTTATATTAATAGGTATAAACATAATACTAGCAATTATAAATTTTCAGCTGAGAAAAAAAATGAAACATTTAATTTCATCTTAA
- a CDS encoding PQQ-binding-like beta-propeller repeat protein yields MRGLFFIFVFSASFLRLYSGVNLYFQKALTGKVTGNPIIDEKRDTITVLTKDRWLITYTMSFEKKYSYRLNRTPYPFLLKDFDNGYYVITVRNEVQKIRRGKLVWKYKLDFSPLNAPAIGNASILVPLVNEKVVSIDLNSGKKMFEVNIGGRPATSPVVFDNGDFCIASENDEIFLFDSLGSKKWFSRLVAFPFLLMINTRKEIVVGHNSGHIVAYGRDFGEVVGSIKLNFPINFLFEKFNGEYVAISSVGMLFDLSRNFKLKFKRKMDFEIEKAVLYNNKNLLISTKSNGILFFEEDFDISFSDAKLKSLAGLSANSGIIVLGGDDWVLSTYYYEYDEELDVNVWNHFGGNKYNQSRIDLKEERFVDYDKNYLLLEEILNSNYSDAAYNKFLEILDFLVAKHGNFPTKYLNLYEKAFNVWLLPEKRFDRIASRGKLYRYFVYVNDEASIKSFINLAIRERDINNIVTIVQTITKFESYYGQDCIIYNYIQNIVLNYQGNLEIAYSVILNLRNIILNSTAELLKLCKHKYIKLLMFMRRQNFSENINKYINEIISSIQDISIMQEN; encoded by the coding sequence TTGAGAGGTCTATTTTTCATATTTGTGTTTTCAGCTTCTTTTTTAAGGCTTTATTCTGGTGTTAATTTATATTTTCAAAAAGCCTTAACTGGCAAAGTTACGGGCAATCCAATTATTGATGAAAAACGTGATACTATTACGGTTTTAACAAAAGATAGATGGCTTATTACTTATACAATGTCATTTGAAAAAAAATATTCTTATAGACTAAATAGAACGCCATATCCTTTTCTTTTGAAAGATTTTGATAATGGGTATTATGTTATTACAGTTAGAAATGAAGTTCAAAAGATCAGAAGAGGAAAACTTGTTTGGAAGTATAAGCTTGATTTTTCACCTTTGAACGCCCCTGCTATAGGGAATGCTAGCATTTTAGTTCCTCTTGTTAATGAAAAGGTTGTTTCTATTGATTTAAATAGCGGGAAAAAAATGTTTGAAGTTAACATAGGAGGCAGGCCCGCTACTTCTCCTGTAGTTTTTGATAATGGTGATTTTTGTATTGCAAGTGAAAATGATGAAATATTTTTGTTTGATTCTTTGGGCAGTAAGAAATGGTTTTCCAGGCTAGTTGCTTTTCCTTTTTTGCTGATGATAAATACAAGAAAAGAGATAGTTGTTGGGCATAATTCAGGACATATTGTTGCTTATGGGAGAGATTTTGGTGAAGTTGTCGGTTCTATTAAGTTGAATTTCCCTATTAATTTTTTGTTTGAAAAGTTTAATGGTGAGTATGTCGCAATTTCAAGTGTTGGTATGCTTTTTGATTTGAGTAGAAATTTTAAGCTTAAATTTAAAAGAAAAATGGACTTTGAGATTGAGAAAGCTGTTCTTTATAATAATAAAAATCTTTTAATTTCAACCAAATCAAATGGAATTTTGTTTTTTGAAGAGGATTTTGATATATCTTTTTCGGATGCTAAGCTTAAGAGCTTAGCAGGACTTAGTGCTAATTCAGGCATTATTGTCTTAGGTGGAGATGATTGGGTTCTTAGTACTTATTATTACGAATACGACGAAGAGCTTGATGTTAATGTTTGGAACCATTTTGGAGGCAATAAGTATAATCAAAGCAGAATAGATTTAAAAGAAGAACGTTTTGTAGATTATGATAAAAATTATTTACTTCTGGAAGAAATCCTTAATTCTAATTATAGTGATGCTGCTTATAATAAATTTTTAGAGATTTTGGATTTTCTTGTAGCTAAACATGGAAATTTTCCCACAAAATATTTAAATTTATATGAAAAAGCTTTTAATGTGTGGCTTTTGCCAGAAAAGAGGTTTGATAGAATTGCTTCAAGAGGCAAGCTTTATAGATATTTTGTATATGTTAATGATGAGGCTTCAATTAAGAGTTTTATTAATTTGGCAATTAGAGAGAGAGATATTAATAATATAGTTACCATAGTCCAAACTATTACTAAATTTGAAAGTTATTATGGGCAAGATTGTATTATATACAATTACATCCAAAATATAGTGCTAAATTATCAAGGTAATTTAGAAATAGCTTATTCTGTGATTTTAAATTTGAGAAATATAATTTTAAATTCAACAGCCGAACTTCTTAAACTTTGTAAGCATAAGTATATAAAGTTATTAATGTTTATGAGGCGGCAAAATTTTTCTGAAAATATTAACAAGTACATTAATGAAATTATTTCAAGTATCCAAGATATTTCAATTATGCAAGAGAATTAG
- a CDS encoding P83/100 family protein, which produces MKKMLLIFSFFLIFLNGFPLNAREVDKEKLKDFVNMDLEFVNYKGPYDTTNTYEQIVGIGEFLARPLTNSNSNSSYYGKYFINRFIDDQDKKSSVDVFSIGSKSELDSILNLRRILTGYLIKSFDYDRSSAELIAKVITIYNAVYRGDLDYYKGFYIEASLKFLTKENAGLSRVYSQWAGKTQIFIPLKKDILSGNIESDIDIDSLVTDKVVIALLSENEAGVNFVRDITDIQGETHKADQDKIDIELDNIHESDSNITETIENLRDQLEKATDEEHKKEIESRVDAKKKQKEELDKKVIDLNKAQQKLDSAEDNLDVQRDTVREKIQEDINEINKEKNLPKPGDLSSPKVDKQLQIKESLEDLQEQLKETVDENQKREIEKQIEIKKSDEEFLKSKVDKTLDFDRELNSKAFGKEKSKVKEEKIIKGKSQEGLGDSNEDENLMMSEDQKLEDKKLDSEKEFKPVSEEEKLDKISKSSNNIGELLPLDKLSYNDIDLKEKADNKDANLKKTEPQVKDQAISLNKDLTNMPIDSSSPVFLEVIDPITNLGTLQLIDLNTGVRLKESTQQGIQRYGIYEREKDLVVIKMDSGKAKLQILNKLENLKVLSESSFEINKNSSLYVDSNMILVAVRDKKSSNDWRLAKFSPKNLDEFILSENKIMPFTSFSVRKNLIYLQDEFKNLVILDLNTLKKVK; this is translated from the coding sequence ATGAAAAAAATGTTACTAATCTTTAGTTTTTTTCTTATTTTCTTGAATGGATTTCCCCTTAATGCAAGGGAAGTTGATAAGGAAAAATTAAAGGATTTTGTTAATATGGACCTTGAGTTTGTAAATTATAAAGGTCCTTATGATACTACAAATACATATGAACAAATAGTGGGTATTGGGGAGTTTTTAGCAAGACCGTTGACCAATTCCAATAGCAACTCAAGTTATTATGGTAAATATTTTATTAATAGATTTATTGATGATCAAGATAAAAAATCAAGTGTTGATGTTTTTTCTATTGGCAGTAAGTCAGAGCTTGATAGTATATTGAATTTAAGAAGAATTCTTACAGGCTATTTAATAAAGTCTTTCGATTATGACAGGTCTAGTGCAGAATTAATTGCTAAGGTTATTACAATATATAATGCTGTTTATAGAGGGGATTTGGATTATTATAAAGGGTTTTATATTGAGGCTTCTTTGAAGTTTTTAACTAAAGAAAATGCAGGTCTTTCTAGGGTTTACAGTCAGTGGGCTGGAAAGACACAAATATTTATCCCCCTTAAAAAGGATATTCTGTCTGGAAATATTGAGTCTGACATTGATATTGACAGTTTGGTTACAGATAAAGTGGTAATAGCTCTTTTAAGTGAAAATGAAGCAGGTGTTAACTTTGTAAGAGATATTACAGATATTCAAGGTGAAACTCATAAGGCAGATCAAGATAAAATTGATATTGAGTTAGACAATATTCATGAAAGTGATTCCAACATAACAGAAACTATTGAAAATTTAAGGGATCAGCTTGAAAAAGCTACAGATGAGGAGCATAAAAAAGAGATTGAAAGTCGGGTTGATGCTAAAAAGAAGCAAAAGGAAGAGCTAGATAAGAAGGTAATCGATCTTAATAAAGCTCAGCAAAAATTAGACTCTGCTGAAGATAATTTAGATGTTCAAAGAGATACTGTTAGAGAGAAAATTCAAGAGGATATTAACGAGATTAATAAGGAAAAGAATTTACCAAAACCTGGTGATTTAAGTTCTCCTAAAGTTGATAAGCAGTTGCAAATAAAGGAGAGTCTAGAAGATTTGCAGGAGCAGCTTAAAGAAACTGTTGATGAAAATCAAAAAAGAGAAATTGAAAAGCAAATTGAAATCAAAAAAAGTGATGAAGAGTTTTTAAAAAGTAAAGTTGATAAGACCTTAGATTTTGATCGAGAATTAAATTCTAAAGCTTTTGGCAAAGAAAAAAGTAAAGTCAAGGAAGAAAAAATAATCAAAGGTAAATCACAGGAAGGCTTAGGCGATTCGAATGAAGATGAAAATCTTATGATGTCAGAAGATCAAAAACTTGAAGATAAAAAATTAGATAGTGAAAAAGAATTTAAACCTGTTTCTGAGGAAGAAAAATTAGATAAGATTTCCAAGTCTAGTAACAATATTGGTGAATTATTACCATTAGATAAACTTTCTTATAATGACATTGATTTAAAAGAGAAGGCCGATAATAAAGACGCTAATTTGAAAAAGACCGAGCCTCAGGTTAAAGACCAAGCTATTTCTTTGAATAAGGATTTGACCAATATGCCTATAGATTCCAGTAGTCCTGTATTTTTAGAGGTTATTGATCCAATTACAAATTTAGGAACTCTTCAACTTATTGATTTAAATACTGGTGTTAGGCTTAAAGAAAGTACTCAACAAGGCATTCAGCGGTACGGAATTTATGAACGTGAAAAAGATTTGGTTGTTATTAAAATGGATTCAGGAAAAGCTAAACTTCAGATACTTAATAAGCTTGAAAATTTAAAAGTGTTATCAGAGTCTAGTTTTGAGATTAATAAAAATTCATCTCTTTATGTTGACTCTAATATGATTTTAGTAGCTGTTAGGGATAAAAAGAGTAGTAATGATTGGAGATTGGCTAAATTTTCTCCTAAAAATTTAGATGAATTTATTCTTTCAGAGAATAAAATTATGCCTTTTACTAGCTTTTCTGTGAGAAAAAATTTAATTTATTTGCAAGATGAGTTTAAAAACTTAGTTATTTTAGATTTAAATACTTTAAAGAAAGTTAAATAA
- the nth gene encoding endonuclease III: MFYNFFMINLDLIVDETLFRYPDVKPFLNYKNNYELLIMVILSARTTDNLVNKISPYLFERYENFESLSRANVRDVEKLIYKTGFYSMKAKNIVNCSIDILEKFNGVIPNNIFDLVKLPGVGRKTANVILGSVYNKPAIIVDTHFSRVIRRHALSLENSPIKIELDLKRKIKPCKQYRFSMAINKHAREICTSRSVSCDNCFLEKFAPRVC; the protein is encoded by the coding sequence ATGTTTTATAATTTTTTTATGATTAATCTTGATTTGATTGTTGATGAAACTTTGTTTAGATATCCTGATGTTAAACCTTTTTTAAATTATAAAAACAATTATGAACTTTTAATAATGGTGATTTTAAGTGCAAGAACAACAGATAATTTGGTGAATAAAATTTCTCCATACCTTTTTGAAAGGTACGAGAATTTTGAAAGTTTATCAAGAGCAAATGTGAGGGATGTTGAAAAATTAATTTATAAGACTGGTTTTTATTCAATGAAAGCTAAAAATATCGTAAATTGCTCTATTGATATTTTGGAAAAATTTAATGGTGTTATTCCAAATAATATTTTTGACCTTGTTAAGCTACCTGGAGTAGGTCGGAAAACAGCAAATGTTATTCTTGGATCTGTTTACAATAAACCCGCAATTATTGTAGATACTCATTTTAGCAGAGTTATTAGAAGACATGCACTTTCTTTGGAAAATTCTCCTATTAAGATTGAGTTAGACCTAAAAAGAAAAATAAAGCCTTGTAAGCAGTATAGATTTTCTATGGCTATCAATAAGCATGCAAGAGAAATTTGTACTTCTAGAAGTGTAAGTTGTGATAATTGTTTTTTGGAAAAATTTGCTCCAAGAGTTTGTTAA
- a CDS encoding ABC transporter permease — MKIFILKNAIYLLINLICASFFCVSLVNFFSNERQYTPFVKTNVLKNYLQYIGVYKSIERYTLIHDFNPKSRLKKDCFLKHIAGNSYIMYKTKNEGILWGDHRYSLLSKGKPTTKIIFQKIFNTLKVSIPGALLSYIAAIVLIIIWKIYIKNNLINNILEYLMLLLHSMPRNLTVFLILSLIYYLNLNPKNLIIGGFAWFFSFFIFNSVIFKQSLDKTLSEFYIKAAKSRGINKLQIILKHALIPSITPLLTNMRPILTTAFFGASMIESMFEIDGIGALYLNALKFNDYAISKDLIFIGVFIMLIPNIITDILIYKINPYKDTLS; from the coding sequence TTGAAAATATTTATCTTAAAAAATGCAATATATTTACTAATCAATTTAATTTGTGCATCATTTTTTTGCGTATCATTAGTAAATTTTTTTTCAAATGAACGCCAGTATACTCCTTTTGTTAAAACAAACGTCCTAAAAAATTACTTACAATACATTGGAGTATATAAAAGTATAGAAAGATACACTCTGATACATGACTTTAACCCCAAATCAAGATTAAAAAAAGATTGCTTTTTAAAGCATATAGCCGGCAATTCATATATAATGTACAAAACAAAAAATGAAGGAATACTGTGGGGAGATCATCGATACTCTCTCCTGAGTAAAGGAAAGCCAACTACTAAAATAATTTTTCAAAAAATATTCAATACTTTAAAAGTCTCAATTCCAGGTGCTTTACTCTCTTATATTGCAGCAATAGTCCTTATTATAATTTGGAAAATTTACATAAAAAATAACCTGATAAATAATATTCTAGAATATTTAATGCTATTACTCCATTCCATGCCAAGAAATTTAACAGTATTTTTAATATTGTCTTTAATATATTACCTTAATTTAAATCCAAAAAATTTAATAATAGGTGGATTTGCATGGTTTTTTTCATTCTTCATATTTAATTCTGTAATTTTTAAACAATCCCTTGACAAAACTTTATCAGAATTTTACATAAAAGCTGCAAAATCAAGAGGAATAAATAAATTGCAAATAATCTTAAAACATGCATTAATTCCATCAATAACACCACTGCTCACAAACATGAGACCTATTCTTACAACTGCTTTTTTTGGAGCATCAATGATTGAATCAATGTTTGAAATTGATGGAATTGGAGCCTTATATTTAAATGCTTTGAAATTCAACGATTATGCTATTTCTAAAGATTTGATTTTTATTGGTGTTTTCATTATGCTTATTCCAAATATAATAACAGATATACTAATTTACAAAATTAACCCATATAAGGACACTTTAAGCTAA